The following are encoded together in the Dyella terrae genome:
- a CDS encoding FliI/YscN family ATPase, producing the protein MGAAVAKLERILASATWVRRVGRLVAFNGLVIEAEGPDAVIGELCHVFGDANEAPVLAEVVGFREGRVLLMPFGHLRGKPVGAVVEALGRRLRVPVGRDMIGRVSDAFGNPLDDKPPFRAETDRDLYGSAINPLARAPLSEGLETGVRAIDTLVPLAKGQRVGIFAGSGVGKSTLLGMLAGHVRADVIVVGLIGERGREVADFLHDALSKEGRARSVLIVATADQPALQRTHAVHAAHAVAEYFRDLGKDVLLVIDSITRFAMAQREVGLATGEPPTSRGYPPSVFNLLPQILERGGSLKGSGTITAIYSVLVEGDDMNEPVADHMRAILDGHIALSRDLASRGQLPAIDLLSSISRLQSKVCQADELELMQRVRSMIAVHEASRDLVDMGAYQAGANPSLDEALRRHPDMVEFIRQMPGERTTKERSMHMLRELMTKGAE; encoded by the coding sequence ATGGGTGCCGCGGTGGCGAAGCTCGAACGTATCCTTGCCAGTGCTACCTGGGTGCGTCGCGTTGGACGCTTGGTGGCGTTCAATGGCCTGGTGATCGAAGCCGAGGGTCCGGATGCGGTGATCGGCGAGTTGTGCCATGTCTTCGGCGATGCCAATGAAGCGCCGGTGCTTGCCGAAGTGGTGGGCTTTCGCGAAGGCCGCGTACTGTTAATGCCGTTCGGTCACCTTCGTGGCAAGCCGGTGGGAGCCGTCGTGGAGGCGCTCGGTCGTCGACTGCGTGTCCCTGTAGGGCGCGACATGATCGGCAGAGTGTCGGACGCCTTCGGCAATCCGCTCGATGATAAGCCGCCGTTCCGCGCCGAGACGGACCGGGACCTGTATGGAAGTGCCATCAATCCCTTGGCGCGTGCACCACTGAGCGAGGGCCTCGAAACTGGCGTTCGTGCCATCGACACCTTGGTGCCCTTGGCCAAGGGGCAGCGCGTTGGCATCTTCGCGGGCAGTGGCGTGGGAAAGAGCACCTTGCTTGGCATGCTCGCCGGTCATGTCCGTGCAGACGTCATCGTGGTTGGGTTGATCGGGGAGCGTGGTCGCGAAGTCGCGGACTTTCTCCACGATGCGCTGAGCAAGGAGGGGCGGGCACGCTCCGTATTGATCGTGGCGACCGCTGACCAGCCGGCGCTGCAGCGTACTCATGCCGTCCATGCTGCCCATGCCGTGGCCGAGTATTTCCGGGATCTCGGCAAGGACGTCCTGCTGGTGATCGATTCCATCACGCGATTCGCTATGGCTCAGCGCGAAGTGGGGCTGGCCACGGGGGAGCCGCCGACATCTCGCGGCTACCCGCCGTCGGTGTTCAATCTGTTGCCACAGATCCTGGAGCGTGGAGGAAGCCTGAAGGGCTCCGGGACGATCACCGCCATCTACAGCGTGCTGGTGGAAGGCGACGACATGAACGAGCCCGTCGCTGATCACATGCGCGCGATTCTCGATGGCCATATCGCGCTCTCGCGTGATCTGGCATCGCGTGGGCAGCTTCCAGCGATCGATCTTCTCTCCAGCATCAGTCGCCTGCAGTCCAAGGTATGTCAGGCCGATGAGCTTGAGTTGATGCAACGCGTTCGTTCCATGATCGCAGTTCATGAAGCCTCGCGTGACCTGGTGGACATGGGGGCATATCAAGCGGGCGCGAACCCGTCGCTGGACGAGGCCCTGCGACGCCATCCGGATATGGTCGAGTTCATTCGCCAGATGCCCGGTGAACGGACCACGAAGGAGCGCAGCATGCATATGCTTCGCGAGCTGATGACAAAGGGCGCGGAATGA
- a CDS encoding flagellar hook assembly protein FlgD has protein sequence MSVEAIGSSLSTSDPSALSSSGINEQDFIKLFVSELQFQDPMQPLDNSQFLTQLAQFVSIEQQSEEVSGINNLLTLDSSDQSLGLLSHTVQVANADGSTTTGKVTGIQYTSNGVQMTISTGTSNVVTNVGLSQIQLVTP, from the coding sequence ATGTCCGTCGAAGCCATCGGCAGTTCGTTGAGTACGTCCGATCCATCCGCTTTGTCGAGCTCGGGCATCAACGAGCAGGATTTCATCAAGCTGTTCGTCAGCGAGCTGCAGTTCCAGGATCCCATGCAGCCGCTGGACAACAGCCAGTTCCTCACGCAGCTCGCGCAGTTCGTGAGCATTGAACAGCAAAGCGAGGAGGTCAGCGGTATCAATAACCTTCTGACGCTCGACTCGTCCGATCAATCGCTAGGCTTGCTCTCGCACACCGTGCAGGTCGCCAACGCCGATGGCTCGACGACCACGGGCAAGGTGACCGGCATTCAATACACCAGCAATGGTGTGCAGATGACTATCTCCACAGGCACGAGCAACGTGGTGACGAATGTCGGCCTGTCCCAGATCCAGCTCGTCACTCCCTGA
- a CDS encoding flagellar hook protein FlgE produces the protein MPSIMQALYNSVSGLFSFSQTLNTISNNVSNMNTPGFRGSDSFLENVLDDDGSKVAGSGLNLSEGQIEQTSTATDVAIDGKGFFILQDPQGVTYYTRSGQFQFNDKGQLVDSVNQYVVQGYATNGSYGPIDISSLQKLPAQATTSISMAGNIVPSTPDTVNNVTVYDAQGNSHVLSVSLTNSTTTTGSWAVNIADSSGKSLGSGEIRFSTDGTLQAGYTTVTATGNWGPGPQALTFNFGTAGGLSGTTTFSGGTATLAAQVKDGHGVVGLSSESFDSTGTLQLSYADGETKQGPQLALATFQDESSLTMIQGNLYLQPQTQTAQIGKPSSTVFGKIDGSSLEMSNVDLTQELADMIVIQRGYQASSRVMTVSSDMLQQLYDSTRGG, from the coding sequence ATGCCAAGCATCATGCAGGCTCTGTACAACAGTGTTTCCGGGCTTTTCAGCTTCTCCCAAACGCTGAATACGATCAGTAATAACGTGAGCAACATGAATACGCCCGGCTTTCGCGGGAGTGATTCGTTTCTTGAGAACGTGCTGGACGACGATGGCTCCAAGGTGGCGGGCTCCGGCCTGAATCTGAGCGAAGGTCAGATCGAGCAGACCAGCACGGCCACCGATGTCGCCATTGATGGTAAGGGTTTCTTCATTCTGCAAGACCCACAGGGTGTCACCTACTACACGCGCTCCGGCCAGTTCCAGTTCAATGACAAGGGTCAGTTGGTTGATTCGGTCAATCAGTACGTGGTTCAGGGCTACGCCACGAACGGCAGCTATGGCCCGATCGATATCTCGTCATTGCAGAAGCTTCCGGCGCAAGCGACGACTTCGATATCCATGGCGGGAAATATCGTGCCGAGCACCCCGGATACCGTGAACAACGTGACCGTTTATGACGCGCAGGGCAATTCGCATGTGCTCAGCGTCAGCCTGACGAACAGTACAACGACGACAGGCAGCTGGGCCGTCAATATTGCCGACAGTAGCGGCAAGTCGCTAGGCAGCGGCGAAATCCGCTTCAGTACGGATGGAACATTGCAGGCCGGTTACACGACGGTAACCGCCACCGGCAACTGGGGACCTGGTCCTCAGGCACTGACTTTCAACTTCGGCACGGCCGGAGGCCTGTCAGGTACTACGACCTTCTCCGGTGGAACAGCAACGCTAGCTGCGCAGGTGAAGGACGGCCATGGCGTGGTGGGTCTTAGTTCGGAGAGCTTTGACTCCACCGGGACGTTGCAGCTCAGTTATGCGGATGGCGAAACCAAGCAAGGCCCGCAGCTCGCGCTAGCGACATTTCAGGACGAATCGAGCCTGACGATGATTCAGGGCAATTTGTACCTGCAGCCACAGACACAGACGGCTCAGATTGGCAAGCCGAGCTCCACTGTTTTCGGAAAGATCGACGGCAGCAGCCTGGAGATGTCGAATGTGGACCTTACCCAGGAACTGGCTGACATGATCGTCATTCAGCGCGGTTATCAAGCGAGCTCCCGTGTCATGACTGTGTCCAGCGACATGCTCCAGCAGCTCTACGATTCCACGCGAGGTGGATGA
- a CDS encoding FliM/FliN family flagellar motor switch protein → MNEDTVAAEAITTKTEAPEVHPLIKRNLSLLGHVNVALDVVVGQANVSVDRLFSLAKGDVVTLDADMDAPVAIRLDGKIVAMGYLVAVGDQFGVKISEIL, encoded by the coding sequence ATGAACGAAGATACTGTTGCCGCCGAGGCCATCACCACGAAAACGGAGGCGCCCGAAGTTCACCCGCTTATCAAGCGCAATCTCTCGCTGCTTGGCCACGTCAATGTCGCGCTGGACGTGGTGGTCGGGCAGGCGAACGTCTCGGTGGATCGACTGTTCTCCCTGGCGAAGGGCGATGTGGTAACGCTCGATGCGGACATGGATGCGCCGGTTGCGATTCGCCTGGATGGAAAGATTGTCGCGATGGGCTACCTAGTTGCCGTGGGCGACCAGTTTGGCGTCAAGATCTCGGAGATCCTCTGA
- the fliP gene encoding flagellar type III secretion system pore protein FliP (The bacterial flagellar biogenesis protein FliP forms a type III secretion system (T3SS)-type pore required for flagellar assembly.), which yields MLHSEPLPGFFSRLASDDYSPVLRSFIMLSALAFLPLMVIALTSFTRIIVVLSLLRNALGLQQTPPNSVLLTLAIFLTLFSMNPVFEAVRQSAVEPYSRHEISADVAIAKGFEPFKHFMVRQTREEDLRAVVQMAKVPMPKSIDEVGALQLIPAFMLSELRTAFQIGFVIFLPFLLIDLVVAAILMALGMIMLPPTTISLPLKILLFLLVNGWALLAQALLSSYH from the coding sequence ATGCTTCACAGCGAGCCGCTGCCGGGATTCTTCAGTCGCCTGGCCAGCGATGACTACTCGCCCGTACTTCGCTCTTTCATCATGCTGTCGGCGCTGGCATTTCTCCCGCTGATGGTCATTGCACTGACAAGCTTCACGCGAATCATCGTGGTGCTGTCCCTGCTCAGAAACGCGCTCGGACTGCAGCAGACGCCACCCAATAGCGTGCTGCTCACGCTGGCGATCTTCCTGACGTTGTTCTCGATGAATCCCGTCTTCGAGGCGGTCAGGCAATCCGCGGTTGAGCCTTACAGCAGACACGAAATTTCCGCTGACGTGGCTATCGCCAAAGGGTTCGAGCCGTTCAAGCATTTCATGGTGCGTCAGACCCGCGAGGAGGATCTGCGTGCCGTGGTGCAGATGGCCAAGGTGCCGATGCCCAAGTCAATCGACGAGGTTGGGGCCCTCCAGCTTATTCCCGCTTTCATGCTGAGCGAGTTGCGCACGGCCTTCCAGATCGGCTTCGTCATCTTCCTTCCGTTCTTGTTGATCGATCTGGTCGTTGCGGCGATCTTGATGGCGCTTGGCATGATCATGCTTCCACCCACAACGATAAGCCTGCCTCTTAAGATCCTGCTTTTCCTTCTGGTCAATGGCTGGGCACTTCTTGCCCAGGCGCTGCTTAGTAGCTACCACTGA
- a CDS encoding sigma-70 family RNA polymerase sigma factor — translation MAGHFLPRRCLVATTDWRRVLDAHEHQLWERWRGGQDHVARGELVARHSDWARQIARSIYRRVYGLSGMWEDCAQNALVGLLESIDRFDPARGIDFELYARYRVRGCVFNGLRLLRQGPERIVGREARNEVVRERVESIQDDVPVDPLEAFVATAVGLGLGVLLEAQSLPLASLQPDAYAVTEERQRDALLADCVAALPERERLILVLHYYHHLPFIQLAERMEVTKGRVSQLHKQAIGRLRRMLQDHWTESV, via the coding sequence ATGGCTGGGCACTTCTTGCCCAGGCGCTGCTTAGTAGCTACCACTGACTGGCGTCGAGTATTGGACGCACACGAACACCAGCTTTGGGAGCGCTGGAGGGGTGGCCAGGACCACGTGGCCAGAGGCGAGCTGGTGGCCAGACACTCGGACTGGGCGCGCCAGATCGCCCGGTCCATCTATCGTCGCGTTTACGGTCTCTCCGGTATGTGGGAGGACTGCGCGCAGAACGCACTGGTGGGCTTGCTGGAGTCCATCGACCGGTTCGACCCCGCGCGGGGCATTGATTTCGAGCTCTACGCGCGTTATCGCGTGCGCGGTTGTGTTTTCAACGGGTTGAGGCTGTTGCGGCAAGGCCCGGAACGAATTGTCGGAAGAGAGGCGCGGAACGAGGTCGTCCGGGAGCGGGTGGAGTCGATTCAGGATGATGTGCCGGTTGACCCTCTGGAGGCTTTCGTTGCGACCGCTGTCGGGCTTGGATTGGGCGTTTTACTTGAAGCCCAGTCGCTACCCTTGGCATCCCTTCAACCGGATGCCTATGCGGTGACTGAGGAGAGGCAGCGAGACGCGTTGCTGGCTGATTGCGTTGCTGCGCTTCCAGAACGAGAGCGCCTGATACTCGTTTTGCACTACTACCATCACCTGCCATTTATCCAACTGGCTGAGCGCATGGAGGTCACCAAAGGCCGCGTGTCCCAGTTGCACAAACAGGCGATTGGGCGGCTAAGGCGCATGTTGCAAGACCACTGGACGGAATCAGTCTGA
- a CDS encoding transposase: protein MAESGTVVADVCRHTGIARAMFYAWKKKCASRAWVSVCSIRTPVRMAKSLRGIKTRRCVRKGNSLGYGIAFGFLRLGFSRCDSMVSAKW from the coding sequence CTGGCGGAGTCCGGAACGGTGGTTGCCGACGTCTGTCGGCACACGGGGATTGCCAGGGCGATGTTCTACGCGTGGAAGAAGAAGTGCGCGAGTCGGGCATGGGTTTCGGTCTGCTCCATACGCACACCGGTCCGGATGGCTAAGTCACTACGTGGAATCAAAACGCGACGATGCGTGCGCAAGGGCAATAGTCTTGGCTATGGCATTGCTTTTGGGTTCTTACGTCTTGGTTTTTCCAGGTGCGACTCAATGGTTAGTGCCAAGTGGTGA
- a CDS encoding hybrid sensor histidine kinase/response regulator produces MQLPVAMLGRDVGLDKQEVRTLYQDHAGFVWVGTSTGLYVFDGSSFLQMGNAQGFQSAEVIGMAEGSSGDFWVATLAGMQVRQQGRFSAFNPGGMPLVADRGQTFVVQSDDRLLVVSEHQLLVVTRKGSEGWRVRPMFSRKQRQEDPTLNRVSTVTVQGDAIWFGCGDGLCRLNQGLVSHFGAGEGVRPSHWQGLLSARDGSLWALGQGTVLRRAPGANAFIQQDIPAGQSWLDGASGLLAEDARGSLVIGTKTGLLRLDGNGWRVFGNAFGLMPVPIQPVSTLLTDRDGSLWIGNDGWGVVHWSASRFVENWSSWQGWDGPEPAALSRVDALTLWTPDDGELPSGPGDQRSRRWPLTSLPPGQAHMKRTAKDGSVWTFHFDGRITRRRPGETRTSPVVSLKSYIRGVKTSRSGDFWIYTQGGIDVLNPETAAVTHDEGLLPGTSCFGVAEDHAGYMWAACNTGIYRHDGVWNHVVVQPVNNADGYESITITPDGRLWVGTSHAELLVGEATASDDLVMQPVGRDALRDVSRLDFLETDARGWLWVGSPMGLDIFDGTRWSRLASRDGLLLDESGVMAFHAETDGSVWINSKAGLSHLIDPARLLAPPAWHAKVIAADYGEGDLFSTPSARFEEGKTLSLRVAVLGNSTGNPVRYRYRLEGVDKDWRETNDSTVSYLLPSSGTFRFEVQAIDLNRGRISAPEAWAFVLTAPWWQSPWTALLVLPIVFIAIVLMWRWRSSALIARTRQLEQIVERRTAQLRAALHARNDLLARISHDLRSPLSNIIECVNRWRAGDAKRDYPRIIEQSVWQQIALIDDLLEFAQDEHAGAELEETGGYLHAFLTEVAAQAWLMAERGSNRFVYRFDERLPILIKVDFRRLRQVLTNLLGNAAKFTHEGLVEFDVSVDAHEEERVRVRFTVRDNGIGLASEEIDSLMKPFVRGANVEHREGSGLGLSIVAQWLDRMRSRLDVRQLATGGSEFIFVVTFDLADESEATSNLLDDDPMDESLDGRGRVIVVVDDQQQNRDMICDLLDSYGFASFPAGDGNEALAIIEEHPPAMVITDQYMDGMNGWVLLDALRRTQPDLPVVLCSAAPPRRPAGCEPDLDFDAVLIKPISVRLLLQVVVSRLDALPS; encoded by the coding sequence GTGCAATTGCCTGTTGCCATGCTAGGTCGGGACGTCGGCCTGGATAAGCAGGAAGTACGAACCCTCTATCAGGATCACGCCGGGTTCGTTTGGGTTGGCACGAGCACGGGCCTGTATGTGTTCGATGGCTCAAGCTTTCTGCAAATGGGGAATGCACAGGGGTTTCAGTCCGCCGAGGTCATCGGCATGGCTGAAGGCAGCTCTGGCGATTTCTGGGTCGCGACGCTTGCGGGTATGCAGGTGCGCCAGCAGGGGCGGTTCTCCGCATTCAATCCTGGGGGCATGCCCTTAGTGGCCGATCGCGGTCAGACATTTGTCGTGCAGTCTGACGACAGGCTGTTGGTGGTCAGTGAGCACCAGTTGCTGGTTGTGACTCGGAAGGGTAGCGAAGGCTGGCGGGTGCGGCCTATGTTTTCTCGAAAGCAGCGCCAGGAAGATCCGACGCTGAATCGGGTTAGCACGGTAACGGTGCAGGGAGATGCCATCTGGTTTGGCTGTGGCGACGGATTGTGCCGCCTTAACCAGGGGTTGGTAAGCCATTTTGGCGCTGGTGAGGGTGTGCGCCCGAGTCATTGGCAGGGCCTCTTATCGGCACGTGATGGCAGCTTGTGGGCGCTAGGTCAGGGCACGGTGCTTCGCCGGGCGCCGGGGGCGAATGCCTTTATCCAGCAAGACATTCCCGCAGGGCAGTCATGGTTGGACGGAGCCAGCGGCTTGCTGGCGGAAGATGCGCGAGGGAGCTTGGTCATCGGCACCAAGACAGGTCTTTTGCGCCTGGATGGCAACGGCTGGAGAGTTTTCGGCAATGCCTTTGGGCTCATGCCGGTGCCCATCCAACCAGTATCCACGCTGCTCACCGACCGCGATGGCAGCCTGTGGATAGGAAACGACGGCTGGGGCGTCGTGCATTGGAGTGCAAGCCGCTTCGTCGAGAACTGGAGTTCCTGGCAAGGATGGGATGGGCCGGAGCCCGCGGCGCTGAGTCGTGTGGACGCGCTTACCCTCTGGACTCCCGACGATGGTGAGCTTCCATCGGGTCCGGGTGACCAGCGCAGTCGCCGATGGCCTTTGACCTCGCTACCCCCGGGGCAGGCGCATATGAAGCGAACCGCGAAGGACGGCTCTGTGTGGACGTTTCACTTCGATGGCCGGATCACGCGACGCCGGCCCGGTGAAACCCGAACGTCGCCGGTGGTCAGCCTGAAAAGCTACATCCGAGGGGTCAAGACGAGTCGCTCGGGCGACTTCTGGATCTATACACAGGGCGGTATCGATGTTCTGAATCCAGAGACGGCAGCGGTGACGCACGACGAAGGTTTGCTGCCTGGCACGAGCTGTTTCGGCGTGGCGGAAGACCATGCCGGTTACATGTGGGCGGCCTGCAATACGGGGATCTATCGCCATGACGGCGTGTGGAATCACGTCGTCGTGCAACCCGTGAACAATGCCGACGGCTACGAGAGCATCACCATTACACCAGACGGCAGGTTGTGGGTCGGAACATCACACGCCGAGCTACTCGTGGGAGAAGCAACTGCCTCCGACGATCTGGTCATGCAGCCGGTGGGCAGAGATGCGTTGCGCGACGTGTCGAGGTTGGATTTTCTCGAAACTGACGCACGAGGATGGCTCTGGGTGGGGAGCCCCATGGGCCTGGATATCTTCGATGGCACCCGCTGGTCGCGCTTGGCCTCACGGGATGGTTTGCTTTTGGATGAGTCGGGTGTGATGGCTTTTCATGCCGAAACCGACGGTTCGGTATGGATCAATTCGAAGGCTGGTCTATCGCATCTGATCGATCCCGCTCGACTGCTCGCACCGCCAGCGTGGCATGCCAAGGTTATTGCGGCGGACTATGGCGAGGGCGATCTCTTCTCTACGCCGTCGGCGCGATTCGAGGAGGGCAAGACCCTCTCGTTGCGCGTGGCTGTACTCGGTAACAGCACAGGGAATCCGGTTCGTTATCGTTACCGCCTGGAGGGCGTGGACAAGGATTGGCGGGAAACCAACGACAGCACCGTCAGTTACCTGCTGCCTAGTTCCGGTACGTTTCGTTTCGAGGTGCAGGCCATCGATTTGAATCGAGGGCGCATATCTGCCCCCGAGGCCTGGGCGTTTGTGTTGACGGCGCCCTGGTGGCAGTCCCCATGGACAGCACTGCTGGTACTTCCCATCGTGTTTATAGCCATCGTTCTGATGTGGCGCTGGCGAAGCAGTGCCCTGATTGCCAGGACCCGGCAACTTGAGCAGATCGTGGAGCGCCGCACGGCTCAGCTCCGGGCCGCGCTTCATGCGCGCAATGATCTGCTGGCGAGGATCAGCCACGACCTGCGGTCGCCGCTCTCCAACATCATCGAATGCGTCAACCGGTGGCGTGCCGGTGACGCCAAGCGCGACTACCCCCGCATCATCGAACAAAGCGTATGGCAGCAAATCGCTTTGATCGATGACTTGCTGGAATTTGCGCAGGACGAGCATGCCGGTGCGGAGCTGGAGGAGACGGGAGGCTATTTGCATGCCTTCCTGACGGAAGTTGCGGCGCAGGCATGGTTGATGGCCGAACGAGGATCGAATCGGTTCGTCTATCGCTTTGATGAGCGCCTTCCCATCCTGATCAAGGTCGATTTTCGACGGTTGCGGCAGGTGCTCACGAACCTGCTGGGCAATGCGGCCAAGTTCACTCACGAAGGGCTTGTCGAATTCGATGTCAGCGTGGATGCGCACGAAGAGGAGCGCGTGCGCGTGCGCTTCACGGTTAGGGATAACGGCATCGGCCTTGCGTCTGAAGAGATCGACTCCCTGATGAAACCGTTTGTACGCGGCGCAAATGTCGAACATCGGGAAGGCAGCGGACTTGGCCTGTCGATCGTCGCGCAGTGGCTGGATCGCATGCGCTCCAGACTCGATGTGCGTCAATTGGCGACCGGCGGCAGCGAGTTCATCTTTGTGGTGACATTCGACCTGGCGGACGAGTCGGAAGCGACCTCCAATCTGCTGGATGACGACCCCATGGACGAGAGCCTCGATGGCCGCGGCCGGGTCATCGTCGTCGTGGATGACCAGCAGCAGAATCGCGACATGATCTGCGATCTGCTCGATAGCTACGGCTTTGCGAGCTTCCCGGCCGGTGACGGCAACGAAGCCCTGGCGATCATCGAGGAGCACCCGCCGGCCATGGTGATCACCGATCAGTACATGGATGGCATGAATGGATGGGTGCTGCTGGATGCACTGCGAAGGACGCAGCCGGATTTGCCCGTGGTGCTCTGTTCCGCTGCGCCGCCTCGTCGTCCTGCCGGCTGCGAGCCAGACCTGGATTTCGACGCCGTGCTCATCAAGCCCATCAGCGTTCGCCTGTTGTTGCAGGTTGTCGTGAGCCGGCTTGATGCGCTGCCTTCGTGA
- a CDS encoding LysR family transcriptional regulator, which produces MNEADNLLDLYLYTVVVEAGGFSAAARQSGTTKSRLSRRVIELEKRLGARLLHRDARRFSMTPMGEQVYRHALHLRDAAQAVAATAKGALGGHVRIHASDALLGLVSGMLDAFNTQHPDTRLNVMLSGNGWHALLNHHTDVALHAGTDLPDSADIVAHPLGALRQVVVASPRLLAQAGRPDSPGSIPDQQLIELVGWEPAKLSVSHGRRSSPRFASNQVSSLMAAARAGLGFACLPLYLCHDDIRQGQLQVACPTDAMPIRPLYALTRQREAAGHATHDMIRFIRKHLEKASIAGVEPAAIMA; this is translated from the coding sequence ATGAACGAAGCAGACAATCTGCTGGATCTTTACCTGTACACGGTAGTCGTCGAAGCAGGCGGTTTCTCGGCGGCCGCGCGCCAGTCCGGAACCACCAAGTCGCGTCTGAGCAGACGCGTCATCGAGCTGGAAAAACGCCTGGGTGCGCGCCTGCTGCATCGGGATGCCCGACGCTTCTCCATGACGCCCATGGGCGAACAGGTCTACCGTCACGCCCTGCACCTTCGTGACGCTGCCCAGGCTGTGGCGGCAACAGCCAAAGGCGCACTGGGCGGACATGTCCGTATCCATGCCAGCGACGCGCTGCTTGGTCTGGTGAGCGGCATGCTTGACGCGTTCAATACCCAACATCCCGATACGCGCCTGAACGTGATGCTGAGTGGAAACGGTTGGCACGCGTTGCTCAACCACCACACCGACGTGGCGCTCCATGCGGGCACCGATCTTCCGGACAGCGCCGATATCGTGGCGCACCCGCTGGGCGCTCTACGGCAGGTCGTGGTGGCCAGCCCTCGCCTGCTAGCGCAAGCAGGCCGACCCGATAGCCCTGGCTCGATACCCGATCAACAGCTTATCGAGTTGGTTGGTTGGGAGCCCGCAAAGTTGTCGGTATCCCACGGCCGCCGATCATCGCCACGCTTTGCCAGCAACCAGGTGAGCTCGCTCATGGCCGCCGCACGCGCCGGGCTGGGCTTTGCCTGTCTGCCGCTCTATCTGTGCCATGACGATATTCGACAAGGGCAACTTCAGGTCGCCTGCCCGACCGACGCCATGCCAATACGGCCCTTATATGCACTGACGCGACAGCGCGAAGCCGCAGGCCATGCCACGCACGACATGATCCGATTTATCCGCAAGCACCTTGAAAAGGCATCCATCGCGGGCGTTGAGCCAGCCGCGATCATGGCCTGA
- a CDS encoding response regulator transcription factor gives MFKGNRALAQNQPFVLIIDDHPEGIRAVTELLRAESIRVNLATDPQQGYQRAQALRPDLILLDVRMPGQDGFAVCRMLKANPRTQDIPVIFLSSANADGERLEGLVNGGVDYILKPCLPMEVLARVRIHLKLSSRAASAEAPTEPDALLSPDEVTLRAAMRFIHANLAGLPSLAEIAGKAGTHGKRLSVIFREQLGVTVFHWIREERLRRGRELLADSRMSMQDIAEQVGFRSACNFTTAFRERTGVTPTMFRSSAQAGSGSEED, from the coding sequence GTGTTCAAGGGGAATCGTGCGTTGGCGCAGAACCAGCCGTTTGTACTGATCATCGACGATCACCCGGAAGGCATTCGCGCGGTGACGGAGTTGCTGCGCGCGGAGTCGATACGCGTCAATCTCGCCACGGATCCGCAACAGGGTTATCAACGCGCGCAGGCGCTGCGGCCTGACCTCATCCTGCTGGACGTGCGCATGCCGGGCCAGGACGGCTTCGCGGTTTGCCGCATGCTGAAGGCGAACCCCCGCACGCAGGACATACCCGTCATTTTCCTCAGCTCGGCCAATGCCGACGGGGAACGTTTGGAAGGATTGGTCAACGGCGGAGTGGATTACATTCTCAAGCCGTGCCTGCCCATGGAAGTACTGGCGCGAGTACGCATCCACCTGAAGCTGAGTTCCCGTGCCGCCAGTGCCGAAGCGCCGACGGAGCCGGATGCCCTGTTATCACCGGACGAGGTGACGCTGCGGGCGGCCATGCGCTTCATTCATGCCAATCTCGCCGGGTTGCCTTCGCTGGCGGAGATCGCCGGCAAGGCGGGGACGCACGGCAAGCGGCTATCGGTGATTTTTCGCGAGCAGCTTGGGGTGACGGTGTTTCACTGGATCAGGGAAGAGCGGCTGCGTCGCGGCCGCGAGCTGCTTGCCGACTCGCGCATGAGCATGCAGGACATCGCCGAACAGGTCGGCTTTCGAAGTGCCTGCAACTTCACCACTGCGTTCCGTGAGCGCACAGGCGTGACGCCCACGATGTTCCGGTCGAGTGCACAGGCCGGTAGCGGTAGTGAAGAGGATTGA